GGCACGCATGCCGCCGACCGAGCGATGGCCCTTGAGGTTGAGCAAGCCACGGGCGTCGGCACCGGCCAGGAAGGCCTTGTCCAGGCGCTCGTCGGCCAGGCGGAACGGCACGTTCATCCACGACCGGGCGTTGAGGCTGATCGGGTTGGTGTAGAAGTCGCTGGCATCGATGAAGCTGTACAGGCGGTCTTTCTTGGCGCGGTTGCGCTGCTCCATGGCCTCGACGCCGCCCTGCTCCTTGAGCCACTCGAAGACCAGGCCCGAGAGGTACCAGGAATAAGTAGCCGGGGTGTTGTACATCGAGCCGTTGTCAGCCGAGACCTTGTAGTCGAGCATGGTCGGGCAGCTGCTGCGGGCATGGCCCAGCAGGTCTTCGCGAACGATCACCACCACCAAGCCGCTTGGGCCGATGTTCTTCTGCGCGCCGGCGTAGATCAGGCCGAACTGCGACACGTCGATCGGGCGGGAGAGGATGTCGGACGACATGTCGACCACCAGCGGAACATCACCGGTCTCTGGCACCCAGTCGAACTGCAGGCCACCAATGGTCTCGTTAGACGCATAGTGAACGTAGGCTGCGTTCTTGGTCAGGTTCCAGTCATTCTGCCCCGGGATGGCCAGGTAGTCGTAGAGCTTGGCGCTGGCGGCAACATTGATATTGCCGAAACGACGCCCTTCCTCGATGGCCTTCTTCGACCAGATACCGGTCTCGATATAGTCGGCGGTACCGTTTTCCGGCAGCAGGTTCAGCGGAATTTCAGCGAACTGCTGGCTGGCGCCGCCCTGCAGGAACAGGACCTTGTAGTTGGAGGGGACGGACAGCAGGTCACGCAGGTCCTGCTCGGCCTTCTCGGCGATGGCCACGTAATCGTCGCTGCGATGGCTCATTTCCATCACCGACAAACCCTTGCCACGCCAGTCCAGCATTTCGGCCTGGGCGCGCTGCAGGACAGCGTCAGGAAGCGCGGCAGGGCCTGCGCAGAAGTTAAAGGCTCGTTTGCTCACATCCACTCTCGCTCTAATAGATCTAAACAGCTAGTTCTGCGGGAACCCTGTGGGAGCGGGCTTGCCCCGCGAACACCGGCGAAGCCGGTGCCAAACACCGCGCCGCCTGGTCACGGGCAAGCCCGCTCCCACAGGGCCAGGCATTGCCCGGCCTAATCAGTCAAACGGGGCGACCTTGGTCGCCCCGTTCGGGTTTACGCTTGCTTACTCCTGCGGGGCCTCTTCGGCACCCGCAGCGTCTTCATTGTCTGGCGCTTCAGCCTCGACGCCCTCCTCGTCCGTCTCGATCACCTCATCGAGCTCGTCCTCGGATGGCTCCTGGATACGCTCCAGGCCTACCAGCGTTTCGTCAGCCGCCAGCTTGATCAGCGTCACACCCTGGGTGTTACGGCTCAGGCTGGAAACTTCGCCAACCCGTGTCCGCACCAAGGTGCCCTGGTCCGAGATGAGCATGATCTCTTCGCCTTCCTGGACCTGGATGGCACCGATCAACAGACCGTTGCGACCCTTGGTACCCATCGCGATCACGCCCTGACCACCACGGCCGCGACGCGGGAACTTGGACAGCGGCGTACGCTTGCCGAAGCCACGCTCGGAGGCGGTGAGGATCTGCGCGCCGGATTCCGGGATCAGCATCGAAATGATCTGCTGCCCCTTGCCCAGCTTCATGCCGCGCACACCACGGGCGGTACGGCCCATTTCGCGCACCACGCTCTCGGCGAAGCGGATCACCTTGCCGGCGTCGGAGAACATCATGACTTCTTTGGCACCATCGGTGATGGCCGCAGCAATCAGGGTGTCGCCTTCTTTTAGCTTCAGGGCGATCAGGCCGTTGGAGCGCGGACGGGCGAACTGCACCAGCGGGGTTTTCTTGACGGTACCGGACGCAGTCGCCATGAAGATGTACGCGCCAGTCGGCTCTGCCACCCACTCTGGGGTGTCGCCGTCTTCTTCGTCGACTTCTTCGACCTCTACCACTTCACCTTCGATCACACCCTCGTCGCCGTCTTCCAGCTCTTCATCCGGATCGGCGCTTTGCTGCAAGGCTTCGAGGTCGATCTGCAGCATGGCGGTGATGCGCTCACCTTCCTCCAGCGGCAGCAGGTTGACCAACGGGCGGCCACGGGCGGCACGGGAGGCCTCGGGGATCTCGTAGGTCTTCTTCCAGTACACCTTGCCCTTGCTGGAGAACAGCAACAGGGTGGCGTGACTGTTGGCGACCAACAGGTGCTCGATGTAGTCCTCGTCCTTCACGCCAGTCGCCGACTTGCCCTTGCCGCCACGGCGCTGGGCCTGGTAGGCGGACAGCGGCTGGGTCTTGGCGTAGCCACCGTGGGAGATGGTCACCACGCGCTCTTCTTCCGGGATCATGTCGCCGTAGTTGAGGTCATGGCTGGCGTTGAGGATTTCGGTACGGCGAACATCGCCGTATTCGGCGCGGATCGCTTCAAGCTCTTCGCGGATCACTTCCATCAGGCGCTCGGCGCTGCTGAGGATGCGGATCAGTTCGCCGATCTGCTCGAGAATTTCCTGGTACTCGGCCAGCAGCTTCTCATGCTCCAGGCCAGTCAGGCGGTGCAGACGCAGGTCGAGGATCGCCTGGGCCTGTTCCGGCGACAGGTAATACTTGCCGTCGCGCAGGCCGTATTGCTCTGGCAGGTCTTCAGGGCGGCAGGAATCGGCGCCTGCGCGCTCGACCATGACCTGCACGGCGCTGGATTCCCAGGCAGTGGCAATCAACGCTTCCCTGGCTTCCGATGGCGTCGGCGAGGCCTTGATCAGGGCGATGACCGGGTCGATGTTGGACAGCGCAACCGCCTGACCTTCAAGGATGTGGCCACGTTCGCGGGCCTTGCGCAGCTCGAACACGGTACGGCGCGTGACCACTTCACGACGGTGACGGACGAACGCTTCGAGCAGGTCCTTGAGGTTGAGCAGACGCGGGCGACCATCGATCAGCGCCACGACGTTGATACCGAACACGCTCTGCAGCTGGGTTTGCTGGTAGAGGTTGTTGAGCACCACCTCCGGCACCTCGCCGCGACGCAGCTCGATGACGATGCGCATACCGTCCTTGTCGGACTCATCGCGCAGCTCGGTGATGCCTTCGATCTTCTTCTCTTTGACCAGCTCGGCGATCTTCTCGATCAGACGCGCCTTGTTCAGCTGGTACGGCAGCTCGGTGACGACGATCTGCTGACGGCCACCGACCTTGTCGATGTCTTCGATCTCGGAGCGGGCGCGCATGTAGATGCGGCCACGGCCGGTACGGTAGGCCTCGATGATGCCCTGACGGCCATTGATGATACCGGCAGTCGGGAAGTCCGGCCCAGGGATGAACTGCATCAGTTCATCGATGGTGACTTCCGGGTTGTCGATCAGCGCCAGGCAGCCATCGATGACTTCACCGAGGTTGTGCGGCGGAATGTTGGTCGCCATGCCCACGGCGATACCGCTGGAGCCGTTGACCAGCAGGTTGGGGATCCGGGTCGGCATGACCGCCGGGATCTGCTCGGTGCCGTCATAGTTGGGCACCCAGTCGACGGTCTCTTTGTGCAGGTCGGCCAGCAGCTCGTGGGCCAGCTTGGACATGCGCACTTCGGTGTATCGCATGGCCGCGGCGTTGTCGCCGTCGACCGAACCGAAGTTGCCCTGACCATCGACCAGCAGGTAGCGCAGCGAGAACGGCTGGGCCATACGCACGATGGTGTCGTAGACCGCAGTGTCGCCGTGCGGGTGGTACTTACCGATCACGTCACCGACCACACGGGCGGACTTCTTGTACGGTTTGTTCCAGTCGTTGCCCAGTTCGCTCATCGCATAGAGAACGCGACGATGCACGGGCTTCAAGCCGTCACGTGCATCGGGCAGCGCTCGCCCGACAATCACGCTCATCGCGTAGTCGAGGTAAGACTGTCTCAGTTCGTCTTCGATATTGACCGGGAGGATTTCTTTGGCCAGTTCGCCCATGAGAAGCCTGATTCCTTTTTCTGGTGAAACTTCGCAGCGCCATCAAGGGCCGAACGAAGCTCGCCGCCGCGACGCGCAGTGGTGCGACGACTTACGACAAATCAATGAGTTGTGCCATGGATCTGCGCAAATTTGGCCGCCGTGATGGGCGGTCTTGGAAACTGCCGGATGTTATCACAAAGGCGGTGCTGGTGGGGAGATGTGTAGGAGCGGCCTAGCCGGGCGCCGGACCGGTCGGAAAGGGGCGCGCAGCGGCCCCAGGATTTGTGTTGCGACATAGATTGCTGGGGCCTTGCGCGCCCCTTTCCGACCGGTCCGGCGCCCCGGCAAGGCCGCTCCTACAGAAATCAATGCAAACGCTTGCGACACATCAGCTGGGCCAGCTTGGCGGCATCCGGGCGCTCGACCACGCCCCTTTCGGTCACGATCACGTCGATCAGGTCAGCCGGGGTCACGTCGAATACCGGGTTGAATACCTCGACATCCGGCGCCACACGGGTTCCGGCGTAATCCAGCAGCTCGTCAGCATCGCGCTCTTCGAGCGGAATGTCCTCGCCCGTGGCCAGGTTAAGGTCGATGCTGGTGCTCGGCGCCACCACCATAAAGCGCACACCGTGGTGCATGGCACTGACCGCCAGCTGGTAAGTGCCGATCTTACTGGCCACATCGCCATTGGCGGCGATGCAGTCGGCACCGACCACCACCCAGGTAATGCCTTTGCTCTTCATCAAGTGGGCCAGGGCCGAATCGGCACACAGGGTCACCGGAATACCTTCGTTGGCCAGCTCCCAGGCGGTCAGGCGCGCGCCTTGGAGCCAGGGCCGGGTTTCGCCGGCGTACACGCGTTCGACCATGCCCTCCAGGTACCCCGCGCGGATCACCCCCAGCGCAGTGCCAAAACCGCCGCTGGCCAGGGCACCGGCATTGCCGTAGGTAAGCAGGGTCTGGGCATTGCCCTGATGACGGCGAATCAGTTCGATGCCGTGCTGGGCCATGGTCAGGTTGGCTTCGCGATCGCTTTCATGGATCGCCACCGCCTCGGCCTCCAGCATCGCCAGCACGTCGTCTTCCGGGCGCAGACGCTGCAGGCGCTCGCGCATGCGGTTCAGTGCCCAGAACAGGTTGGCAGCGGTGGGGCGCGCCTCGGCCAGGCTGAGGAAGTCTTCTTCCAGGTCCAGCTCCCAGTCGCCACCCTCGGCCAGGCGCTCTTCCAGGGCCAGGACCAGGCCGTAGGCCGCGGCAATGCCGATGGCCGAAGCGCCACGTACGGCCATGTCACGGATCGCGGCCACTACCTGCGCGACATTGTCGCAGGCCAGCCAAACCTCCTGCGACGGCAGCAGACGCTGGTCGAGCAGATGCAGGACGCCGCCTTGCCAGCGGATCGCGGTCACCTTCTCCGCCGCCAAAAGTCGCTCGCGCATCGCCTCTCCCCGTCGTTCGGATATCAAAAGCCGGCGATTATAGCGACCCTCGGCCTTGAGCGCTCGGGTATACTCCGGCCCAATTTAGCGAAGTTTCAGAGGACTCTTAAATGAGCAACGTCGACCACGCCGAAATTGCCAAGTTCGAAGCCTTGGCCCACCGCTGGTGGGACCGTGAAAGCGAGTTCAAGCCGCTGCATGAAATCAACCCGTTGCGCGTCAACTGGATCGACGAGCGGGTCGGCCTGGCTGGCAAGAAGGTACTGGACGTAGGTTGCGGTGGCGGCATTCTCAGCGAATCCATGGCCCTGCGCGGCGCCACGGTGACCGGCATCGACATGGGCGAGGCACCGCTGGCGGTTGCCCAACTGCACCAGCTGGAATCCGGCGTCGAAGTGGAGTACCGGCAGATCACCGCCGAAGCCCTGGCCGAAGAGATGCCCGAGCAGTTCGACGTGGTCACCTGCCTGGAAATGCTCGAACACGTCCCTGACCCGTCGTCGGTGATCCGTGCCTGCTACCGCATGGTCAAGCCTGGCGGGCAGGTGTTCTTCTCGACCATCAACCGCAACCCCAAGGCCTACCTGCTGGCCATCGTCGGCGCCGAGTACATCCTCAAGATGCTGCCGCGCGGCACCCACGACTTCAAGAAGTTCATCCGCCCCTCGGAGCTTGGCGCCTGGAGCCGCGCTGCCGGCCTTGAAGTCAAGGACATCATTGGCCTGACCTACAACCCGCTGACCAAGCACTACAAGCTCTGCGGCGATGTGGACGTCAACTACATGATCCAGACCCTGCGCGAGGAATGAGCATGCGTTTGCGAGCAGTACTCTTCGACATGGACGGCACCCTGCTCGACACGGCGCCGGACTTCATCGCCATCTGCCAGGCCATGCTTGCCGAACGCGGCTTGCCAGCAATCGACGACAACCTGATTCGTGGGGTGATTTCCGGCGGTGCCCGTGCCATGGTCGCCGTCACCTTTGCCATGGACCCGGAGGCCGAAGGCTTCGAGGCCCTGCGCCTGGAGTTTCTGGAGCGCTACCAGCGCGACTGCGCGGTGCACAGCAAGCTGTTCGACGGCATGGCCGAGCTCTTGGCCGACATCGAGAAAGGCAATCTGCTGTGGGGCGTGGTCACCAACAAGCCAGTGCGCTTCGCTGAGCCGATCATGCAGCGCCTGGGCCTGGCCGAGCGTTCGGCACTGTTGATCTGCCCGGACCACGTGAAGAACAGCAAGCCTGACCCCGAGCCGCTGATCCTGGCCTGCAAGACGCTGAACCTGGACCCGGCCAGCGTATTGTTCGTCGGCGACGACCTGCGCGACATTGAGTCTGGCCGCGACGCCGGCACCCGCACGGCGGCGGTGCGCTACGGCTATATTCATCCAGAAGACAACCCGAACAACTGGGGTGCCGACGTGGTGGTGGACCACCCGCTGGAACTGCGCAAGGTGATCGACAGCGCGCTGTGCGGCTGCTGATCGAGACCTGGAGTCAGCAGGGCCTGTGGGAGCGGGCTTGCCCCGCGAACACGGGCGAAGCCCGTGCCATCCTCCGCGCCGCCTGCTTCGCGGGGCAAGCCCGCTCCCACAAGGAACGGCACAGCCCAATGAACAAGGGAAAAATCTGATGTTCGA
The sequence above is drawn from the Pseudomonas putida genome and encodes:
- the mupP gene encoding N-acetylmuramic acid 6-phosphate phosphatase MupP; this translates as MRLRAVLFDMDGTLLDTAPDFIAICQAMLAERGLPAIDDNLIRGVISGGARAMVAVTFAMDPEAEGFEALRLEFLERYQRDCAVHSKLFDGMAELLADIEKGNLLWGVVTNKPVRFAEPIMQRLGLAERSALLICPDHVKNSKPDPEPLILACKTLNLDPASVLFVGDDLRDIESGRDAGTRTAAVRYGYIHPEDNPNNWGADVVVDHPLELRKVIDSALCGC
- the serC gene encoding 3-phosphoserine/phosphohydroxythreonine transaminase — its product is MSKRAFNFCAGPAALPDAVLQRAQAEMLDWRGKGLSVMEMSHRSDDYVAIAEKAEQDLRDLLSVPSNYKVLFLQGGASQQFAEIPLNLLPENGTADYIETGIWSKKAIEEGRRFGNINVAASAKLYDYLAIPGQNDWNLTKNAAYVHYASNETIGGLQFDWVPETGDVPLVVDMSSDILSRPIDVSQFGLIYAGAQKNIGPSGLVVVIVREDLLGHARSSCPTMLDYKVSADNGSMYNTPATYSWYLSGLVFEWLKEQGGVEAMEQRNRAKKDRLYSFIDASDFYTNPISLNARSWMNVPFRLADERLDKAFLAGADARGLLNLKGHRSVGGMRASIYNALGLEAVEALVGYMAEFEKEHG
- the mtnA gene encoding S-methyl-5-thioribose-1-phosphate isomerase, which codes for MRERLLAAEKVTAIRWQGGVLHLLDQRLLPSQEVWLACDNVAQVVAAIRDMAVRGASAIGIAAAYGLVLALEERLAEGGDWELDLEEDFLSLAEARPTAANLFWALNRMRERLQRLRPEDDVLAMLEAEAVAIHESDREANLTMAQHGIELIRRHQGNAQTLLTYGNAGALASGGFGTALGVIRAGYLEGMVERVYAGETRPWLQGARLTAWELANEGIPVTLCADSALAHLMKSKGITWVVVGADCIAANGDVASKIGTYQLAVSAMHHGVRFMVVAPSTSIDLNLATGEDIPLEERDADELLDYAGTRVAPDVEVFNPVFDVTPADLIDVIVTERGVVERPDAAKLAQLMCRKRLH
- the gyrA gene encoding DNA gyrase subunit A, coding for MGELAKEILPVNIEDELRQSYLDYAMSVIVGRALPDARDGLKPVHRRVLYAMSELGNDWNKPYKKSARVVGDVIGKYHPHGDTAVYDTIVRMAQPFSLRYLLVDGQGNFGSVDGDNAAAMRYTEVRMSKLAHELLADLHKETVDWVPNYDGTEQIPAVMPTRIPNLLVNGSSGIAVGMATNIPPHNLGEVIDGCLALIDNPEVTIDELMQFIPGPDFPTAGIINGRQGIIEAYRTGRGRIYMRARSEIEDIDKVGGRQQIVVTELPYQLNKARLIEKIAELVKEKKIEGITELRDESDKDGMRIVIELRRGEVPEVVLNNLYQQTQLQSVFGINVVALIDGRPRLLNLKDLLEAFVRHRREVVTRRTVFELRKARERGHILEGQAVALSNIDPVIALIKASPTPSEAREALIATAWESSAVQVMVERAGADSCRPEDLPEQYGLRDGKYYLSPEQAQAILDLRLHRLTGLEHEKLLAEYQEILEQIGELIRILSSAERLMEVIREELEAIRAEYGDVRRTEILNASHDLNYGDMIPEEERVVTISHGGYAKTQPLSAYQAQRRGGKGKSATGVKDEDYIEHLLVANSHATLLLFSSKGKVYWKKTYEIPEASRAARGRPLVNLLPLEEGERITAMLQIDLEALQQSADPDEELEDGDEGVIEGEVVEVEEVDEEDGDTPEWVAEPTGAYIFMATASGTVKKTPLVQFARPRSNGLIALKLKEGDTLIAAAITDGAKEVMMFSDAGKVIRFAESVVREMGRTARGVRGMKLGKGQQIISMLIPESGAQILTASERGFGKRTPLSKFPRRGRGGQGVIAMGTKGRNGLLIGAIQVQEGEEIMLISDQGTLVRTRVGEVSSLSRNTQGVTLIKLAADETLVGLERIQEPSEDELDEVIETDEEGVEAEAPDNEDAAGAEEAPQE
- the ubiG gene encoding bifunctional 2-polyprenyl-6-hydroxyphenol methylase/3-demethylubiquinol 3-O-methyltransferase UbiG, which produces MSNVDHAEIAKFEALAHRWWDRESEFKPLHEINPLRVNWIDERVGLAGKKVLDVGCGGGILSESMALRGATVTGIDMGEAPLAVAQLHQLESGVEVEYRQITAEALAEEMPEQFDVVTCLEMLEHVPDPSSVIRACYRMVKPGGQVFFSTINRNPKAYLLAIVGAEYILKMLPRGTHDFKKFIRPSELGAWSRAAGLEVKDIIGLTYNPLTKHYKLCGDVDVNYMIQTLREE